The following nucleotide sequence is from Solanum dulcamara chromosome 7, daSolDulc1.2, whole genome shotgun sequence.
gttggcaatactagaattcGTGATCGTTTGGCTTCGGCTCCGATTTAAGTTTTGGCGGCTTATCAGTTGACACATTGGGGAGGAAATTCTCGGTactgttgttgattagttggaaaggatatattcgaaaccatgggataaattatctatgagcatccgggtacccagtcccggcctccgttctgaattatcggggagcatccgggtacccagtcccggcctccgttctgaattatcggggagcattcgGGTACTCAGTCCCGACCTctgccgacttgctagtatgacgagcatccgggtatccagtcctggcctcgatcataccgatgtattacggcgagcatccgggtatacagtcccggcctcgaccgcactGATGTATTacgacgagcatccgggtacccagtcccgcacttatgtattatggcaagcattcgggtacccagtcccggccttggccactttgaatattcgggcgagcatctgggtcccagtcccggcctcgacccctaagtcacccctagatcgattaactcttggagattctggattttggaaatgatatagtacttcggttcctgacatcacagattcttggttcctagccttggtagttgtagctattctgtgtactcggcgaacttatgggggttcgtccgggtttttatttaacttgcgtacgagtgtcctgactgggcttatgggggcccagttgggtatagttagctgtagctctcgtagatagtactcttttcactttagatgcttatgttgattcctatttaggcttattcctctttttcatattgttttcaccttttctgctcagtcggcctatgatgcctactgggtacctgttgttttggtactcatactacactctgcatctactttcgtgatgcaggaccgagtaCCAGCTACTGTCATGAATAGATCGAGCTTGTTGCAGTCAGATTCAGAGACTAGGGTGAtaacttggcgtttttggatcacttctgtctccttcagaatggatggcccgtcttttgccttttgagactagccagttgttgtatatatatgtctggtccactttcgggacttgtactcatcttttattttatagcagctctgtacttgtgacttccaggttctgggagggatctttagttatttaaaacatgttttggtttactttcgcttattcattctgtttacttttataattcaatgctcttatatagttttagccttcaaacacattacttgaagttccgggttgacgggttggcttacctactagagggttatagtaggtgccatcatgacttacaaaattgggtcgtgacaagcaTGGACCAATAAGGTACGGATAATGTTATTAATCGTACACATTTATCTTTTGGCTTTACCATTTTAAGGGGATGTGTAAGGATATGACAAACGAAACGACAGACCATTGGCTTTACAGAAGTCCCAAAAGGGGCCATTATCAAATTTCTGCAGTTATCACATTGTATATTCTTTATGTCCCGCTCAAAATGAGTTCGAATAAATatcttgaaatttaaaaatgtgGAAAAGGTTTGTGATTTTTGCGATAAAGGAAACGTCCACAAGATTTAGAATAATCATCCATAAACAAGACATAATATCAATGACCTGAGGAACTCAAAATGGGTGATGTCCAAAGATCACTATGTATAGTATCAAATGACATAAGAGTGCTAGAATACAAAGCATAAAATGGCAACTTAACATGTTTTTCAAGAGGAAAAGAATGACAAATACAAACATCTCTACTTTGATTACAATCAATCAATTTATTCTTTCTATGGGAATTCAGCACAGGTGCTCTCGGGTGACCCAAACGAACATGCCAAAGGGAAGGTGCCAAAGCAGCAAAAATAGATGGTTAAGTGACTGGATTTGTGATTGGACAAAGCTCTTTCCGACTGTTACACCTCATTACCAGCTTTCCCGTATTAAAATTATTCACAAAAAATCCAAAGGGATCAAAATTAATAGAAACAGAGCTATCAGTGATAAATTTGCAATCTGACACCAAATTTTTAACTAAGTGAGAGGTATGAAGGACATTATTTAAGAGCAAGGAAGGACACGGGGAAGACAAAGTCATGTGACCGTAGCCATGAATTGGAATTGATTGACCATTACTAATAATTATACCACGTTTATTGCTATTAGTAAAATAACATGTGAGGTTACCTTATGTGGATGTCATGTGAGAAGTGGCACTGGTGTCCATGTACCAATTTGCATCCGCAGGAGTGATCCCAAGAGTATGCATGGTGGCTTCAATGACCGTAGGAGTAGGGCCTGCAGTATAGGCCTACTAAGGTCGGGGGCCAAGAATACCCGCTCGTGGTGGCTGTTGTTATCCATAATTGGGTCGGATTTAAGAAGTTGAAGGATATGGACACGGTGGTATAGCCCAAGGACCTCATGATGCCATCCACGACCACTGCTGCCCGCTAGCCCATGGAGAATAGGGCGGAGGGTTCTGCCCTGCTAACTGCTACCCAGTTTCGCGGCTGTTGCCGCCTCCTAGCTAACCACCATGGCCTGCATTACTACCACTGCTGGCAGACCCTTTGTCGCCTCCAAGACCACTATTGTTCCTGCGATACTTTATGTCATTATTACTTCGGTTGTGGTTCCTCTTCCCACCATTAGTATTACGGTTGGAAGAGAAATTATCAGGAACATTAGAAGGACCCTCGAACGAGCGAGCAACGAAGGCAATAGAGGAGCTTTGGGCCGCTTTCTTAGCACGGTCAGCCTCTTCAAGAGTGAGCATCGAATGGGCTTGATAAAATTGTGGCAAAGGGTCACGTTGGTGAATAAGAGTGGCCACACCTTGGTAGGGCTCGGTAAGGCCAGAGACCAGTTGAAGAACTAGTCGATTCTTATTGACAGGAGAGATGACATTCTTGAGTTGATCTGCCAGAGATTTGAGACGTTGATAATAGGCAAAGACATTTGAAAAATCTGTCATGTCGACATGAGTGAAGTCGTACTCAAGGGTGACAACACGAGAGTGTTTATTATCCTAGAATATGTCACGCAAGCGATTCCAAGCCTCCATCACCGTGGTGTCAGGTTTAAAAATTGTATGCAAAAGATCTTGAGAGATAGTAGCGTAGAGCCATTGGAGAACGATGGCGTCAAGGGTGGACCACAATTGTTTGTCCTTCTCTTGTTGTGGCTGTTTCTCCGTGCCCGCTGCTggaaaaataatatcatcaatTACCCGATGGAATTTTGTATGAATCTTAAAAAGTTCCGCCCATGTAGTATATTGTACGCTCTCCATCTCAAGAGTTATGAgaacatggttcttgatgttGTATACAGTAAGAGCaggatgaaaggaagattttGAGTCAGACATGGTGATTGAGAAGAGAGGAAGAGGGAGAGGAGAGGGGCGGCGGCGGCGGGAATCCGAGAAGGATGAAGAAGGTCGGATCGTACCCTAGATAGCTGatatcatgaaagaaattaatcccccttcctttattttattaacATAATGAGTTTATATACACCAATACAAGAGTATAATTAGGCTACAATTAAAAAAACTAACTATCTATATATTATAAACTAAATATGTACAATCTGCTACAATCTTTCAGATATATTCTGACATAACCTTTGtactaaaatataaaaactaGCAGTGTGAATTCACATAGTTGTTTGAACAAAATGACTGACACCTGACAATTGCCTGGTCCTCCAATATATTTTAATGTCATTGTTCTACTACTACAAATCTCAGTTATCTCTTTGTTCTCTCTCTGTCCTTAACAATAATTTCCTCACCTAACATACTTCAGTTCAATTGAAGAAACACTGTCATTgtgtaccaaaaaaaaaaaacacgaaATCAGATCAGAAAAATGACATACAAATTTCTTGTTCCTATTTACCTCTCAATTTGATTTCTCGTTCTACCACATTATATGCTAGCAAAATCAGTAATTGAACCTTGTAATGCATCTGATTCATGCGCTTCTTATATCTTATATCGCCTACCATGAGACTCCAAGGTTTCCGAAATAGCTTTCAGATTCCTGAGTCAACGTCTCTGATCTTTTAGTTGCAAACTCTATCGACTCAAATCAACCTAACCAAATCCTACCTGAAAAATCATTTGTAAAAATACCAATTTCGTGTTCATGCGTGGATGGGATACGGCGATCTCTATCCACGCATTACACGATTGGTGCTACAGATACTTTGATGTCAGTATCAGAAGTGTATGGAGGACTTGTTAGTGCTGAACAAATTGGGAGTGCTAATGGGATTGATGAAGAACATCCTTTAGCAAGTGGACAGAGTCTTGTGATTCCTTTGCCATGTACTTGTTTCAATAATAGCAATAATGGTGCAGCCAGTGTGTACATGTCTTATGTGGTGCAGAGTGGAGATGAATTAACAAGAATTGCAGCAGAGTATGGTGTCACAATTGGCAATTTGGAGATAAATGGACTTGGCCAAACTCAAATTGACCCTGGGGATATACTGGCTATTCCACCTTCTGGTAAGTAACCAAACAcattcacacacacacacacacacaaaaagaaGTAGTTATAGAGAAAAGGATCATTTTATATTCgtataagtaattttttttaaaaaaaaatgtcacaCCAAGAATTTGGAACTGTGACTTGACCCAGTTTTTGAACCCCTTTGCTACTACTatataaacaaaacaaaaaagtattttttgtcGTATTTTctgttgaaggatcaattgaccAAACCTACCTTCGCCCTGTGCTATTCGTCAGGATATAATACTCTTGTCGTTAGTAAATCGTCTCATAATAGCTCCATCGTAGAATTAAGATATTTTGGAtagtaaatttgaatttattaatcTGCCACTAAGATGATGTCCCCTGCAGACTGTTCATCAGCAAATCTGAATTGGTACAATGAAAGCCTTATAGTTCCGAATGGTTCTTATGCTTTAACTGCTAACAATTGCATCAAATGTGGCTGCAGACCTACTGATCTCAGGTAACCGATAATGAAAATCTTTTATAATGCTACTGATTTGCTATGATCAATTTAGTGATAAAtttcgattttttttttaaaatcttttgatGTTTGATCGAACATAACCTGGAGTGTTCACCCTCTGGAATTGTGGATAAATATTCACATTTACAATGCAACGACTCCAATATTTTTATTGGAGAAAATGATACAACATCAGGCTGCAATGCTACAGCCTGCATTTATCGTGGACATCTTGGAGGCAAAATATTTAGAAGGCACTCCCTCCGTCCCGAAATAAGAAGATAATTAATACTCTCTCTAGCCCAATTTATGTGAAAGAATTTAGTGTACCAGGGTCAGAACACTTCATTTTCGTTGTTAATTTGGATAAACTagagtaattttttttgtttgtttggtttGCAGTTTGGTGAATTCAACTGATATCAAGTGTTTAGGTAGTATATCAGtagttgaattttattttaatcttCTCAGttataatattggtgttttacttgttttttaattttttggtgtGTGTGTAGGTAAAGAGAGTGAGGGTGCAGGGTCACCAATGGAGTCTCCAGCAATTAATTACACAGCACCATATTTTAGTCCATCCCCATTATCTCCACCTCAATACTCACATTCAGCCAAAAGTCATTCATTAGGACTACTCAATTCCAGTCCTGCTCATAGACATGGTCAAAAATCACTGTCTCAAGCATTACATTTTATAATCTTGTTGGTTTTTGAGCTTATCTTTGAAATAATTCTTGTAAAAAGGTTATCTTGGAGAAAAAGGATAATAATGAAAATCCTACTTACACCTATTGTGTAAAAGATTTATATTACTCTAttcgtcccaatttatgtgacactttGATTAGTTTTTGAATCTGAATTGAATTAGATCAACTCAGTATTAgatgtttcttgagaattgaGCATTATTAAGGAGAAAGAGTAGTTCTTAAAGAGTTGGAAACCTAATTATTATCTTGAATACTTAAATcgatattaattattttgaaatattttttttattgttactAAAACGAtacttattttgaaatgaagAGTAGACGTAGATAAGTTTCAATCAGTTTCCACCGGCCTTAGTTTAACTGGTAATGaatttcattaatcaagatGATGGGGCACATTGATGGGCTGATAGCAGTGGCTCTTAGGATAGTGAATTGAGGTCCCCCATTAAATCAAATTTAGAAACCTTCTCATTTAGGGACCCCAACAGTGggacaaaaaataaaagagggaTTGTGTTTTGGGAACTTGGGAAGTCAAATATGAAATCAATTTACTTCAAAGAAATCCTGTTTTGCCTTTTAACTTCAGTATTCGTTTTGCCGCACACAGTAATCACTTGTAGGACACGGcattatatgattttttttatttttataaaaggtaTCTacatggcataatacataaatgtattTGTTAACTTGActttaacagatatatatatgttatctAATTTTTTAGTATACACTATTAGATATTTAAgcttgtataaagttgaacaagtaaACATATGCGTCATAATTGTAGGACATGTATATCTAATTGtttaactttatataaatttaagtgtTTATTTATGCACAGacaaatttaaaagacatagacgacaactaaaattaaattaaatgacACGTTTATATATTATGTCTATATATACCGCGGCTGAAGCCACGATGATATGTTATTTTTGGGTGCTGAAAATCTAACCTTTCGGTGATTTGTATTTTTTAAGCATCTTACACAGAGACAAATGATTTTACTATTACAACGCCCCCTCAATCTTAtattagataaatattttttattttacactGTGAATAAGAAAGTACCagacaataataattaattttatgacattattATTCCAATTAGTAGTAGCTTTCATCTCAACATAAAATCGTGTGATTTTGAGGATTTCATACGCATGAATTAGACAGTTCAACGTATACACCACGTCAAATCGGTACAAGTGTCAGCATGTTTCTACTACATTAATTACACAATACTTATTTTTCATGCCTGTCTATTTTATTACTGTCAATTTATTGTTGTACtatgattttttaggtgaatgGCCCTGACTTCTTGCAAGCACCACAAGCCAATTCACCTTCACCACTTTCTATCTTGTGTTGGAATTTATTAAGATAacattattaaatttattacttatatataataatgttgtaaaatttatttacaACATTGATACAACTTAATTttgttccacgagagatactatggagatgtttggaggctaaaggtgtatctgtgacgtacattagggtgatcaagaacatgtatgagggtgccaaaaccagggtaaggacagtaggaggggactcagagcactttccagttgtgatggagttgcatcaaggatcagctcttagtccatttttatttgccttggtgatggattgattgacgcgacaaattcaagatgaggtgcaatggtgtatgcttttcgcggacgacatagtcctgatcgatgagactcgtagcggaggtaacgctaagctggaggattggagacataccttggagtctaaagggtttaagttgagtaggaccaagacagagtacttagagtgcaagttcagtgagataccTCGGGAGGTTGGCGAGGAAATTAGACTTGGTGACCAggtcatccaaaagaaaagtagtgtcaagtaccttgggtctatcatgcaaggcagcggagagattaacgatgatgtcacacatcgtattggggcagggtggatgaaatagaggcttgattccggtgtgctatgtaactaaaggtgccaccacaacttaagggcaagttctacaaagtggtggttagaccggctatgttatatggggcggagtgttggccagttaaggtctctcacgttcaaaagatgaaagttgccgagatgaaaATGTTGAGATGAATGtatgggcataccaggagcgacatgattagaaatgaggctattcgggacaaagtaggagtgacctcggtggaaaACAAGATGCGGAAAGTGCGACTGAGAtgatttgggcatgtgaagaggagagacacagctGCCCCAGTGCGTAGGTGTgcgaggttggccatggataatttcagaagaggtaggggtaggccgaagaaatattgaggagaggtgattagacaggacatggcgtagttacaacttaccgaggacataaccttagatatgagggtgtggaggacccatattagggtagaaggctagtacaaaatctcgttattcttccttattagtaggcgcattaacgcactataatttcttgtgctctcatttctgttattatatactactttctgtactttgattactctattttatctgtgtcgctttcgttatttgctttcacaTAACGCTTTGAACTTTTTGTACTTCTTAGCAGTATCTAAcctttttttatgcttctattgagtcgagggtctctcggaaacaaccatcctaccttggtaggagtaaggtctgcgtacactttaccctccccacaCCCCAcgttatgggatttcactgggttgttgttgttgtatacaaCTTAATTTTGTTGTAGTAGATTAATTATCTGCCTTTTTTTCAAAGTATTAGTCTAGATTATCATGGACCGTTACTCATGTTAACAGAAAATTAAAGAGATTGATGTATGTAGGTTGGCTTCACCATTGATACAAATTATAAATATCTACAGCTTCTATCCAGAATTGccatcaaattttatttaaacacTCGATTTTTGACATGTATCAATTCAGCACTTGAACATATGATAAAGTGTTTAAATTAGACGTTTTTGTTTCAATTATGCACGTTCATCTCAAAAAGCCGTAAAACCCAGGCATTTTTAACTGAGGTTGATgtatacaattaaaaaaaatgaaatatttaatgtGGTTAACTTAACTACCTAATTGATTCTTGAGAACAAAATCAAAACaatttcaaaacttgaatcaaAAGTTTCTAATTGAAACGCTTTGTTATGTGTTCAAATTTTCAATTGGAGTAAACAATAATTCGGGTATCTTGATGAAATTTAGGTAACTAACTATGTATCAAGCCTAATATTTCTTCTGATATATATGTCTCTGTCTTTTGCATTTAAAAATTTGTGGATCTGATTATCAAGATTCTGTTTCTAGAATTCTTACCACAAGAGTATTACTCCATGCATGGCCCATTGTGATAGCTGTTTCcagattattttaatttttttcacatataaaaataaaattaccctGTGAACAAATTTTGAGGccattttttttaatcagtCAACATCCACTGGTGGATTAAGTGGAGGAGAACAATGGCTCAAATTTTCTCATCAAGCCCACATAAGCTGCTTATAGAAGATGCCAAGATGGGGAAAGTTGAAAGAGACAAAATAAAGGACcacaaaaaaaagtttttaaaattcttataactaaaataattgaaatatagAGACAAAACTGTCATAAATTACACAAATAGCAGGTCTTCTTCATTCACATATTACAAATAGGTCCCATAAGAATCCTAATATATGGACATTTAACCAATGAGAATACAGTGTTCAAGATGGATTTCAGAAATTCAACCAATCAACAATTAGATGAGCCATTTTATGGGACCCAAAAGAGCTTaatcttattttcttcttcaagGAAATATTAGACAAAAGTGCGTGGGCTCAACAGTTGAAACAACAAACTGTGTGTATCAAAAGCGGTTGTTGTGGGCACACTCAAATGAACAATTATTGTACAAACTATATATCCTTTTAAGTCTCTAAACAGTCCTTTATATATACTGAACTGTTCAAATTCACTCAAATTAAGTCCGTAGCCTCTACCAATTTCACTATATTCTTCTTTCATTTCGAAATTAGAGTCTCGTTTTGATATTATTCctcttatttttatactaaaacTATTGTAAATGATGACTAGCGAAAGCAAAACAGCAAATGCCATAGGAGGAAAAACAGCTAGAGCTTGTGATAGCTGTTTATCAAAGAGGGCTCGTTGGTTTTGCCCAGCTGATGATGCTTTTCTTTGTCAATCCTGCGATGTTTCAGTTCATTCGGCGAACCAATTGGCGAGTCGCCATGAACGTGTTCGTCTCGAAACATCTTCTAACAAATCTACCAAATTAGTCGACCACACTTATCAACCTGCTTGGCACCAGGGATTTACCCGTAAGCCCAGAACGCAGAGGAATGGAAGAAAGGCACAAATCAGGCAAcggaaaaaggaagaagaaaatcgggtCCCGGAAATTGGCAGCGAAGAAAACTCACCTGATGAAAACGAATTCGAAAACGAAGAGCAGCTTCTTTATCGGGTACCGGTTTTCGATCCGTTTGAAGCAGAACTGTGCAATGTGCCAGATGAAGCCGGATCTATTACTGACTTGGACATCTTGTTGAACACTGAAGATGCATGCGATGATTTGAACCTTCCTGAATTTCTTTCATCTGATATTGAGCTTGCTGAATATGCTGCCGATGTTGAAACCTTTTTGGGATCAGGCGAAGAAGAACAGAGTACTCGGTTATTAATTGCGGGTGTTGAAGATAACAAGGCGATTAAAATTGAAGTtgaagatgaagaaatgagAGCTGTTGTTGCTTGTCATTTGGATCCTGAATTGGACATGGAAAGGGAAGCACTGAATTGGAACTTTGATGAATATTATGAAGAAACAGTTGAACAGAAAGCAGTAGCAGTAACAGAATTTATCCCTAGTGCAGAGTACAGTGGTTGCAGTAGTAAAGCTGATGAAAAAAAGAGGCTGTTTCTCAGGCTTAATCATGAGGCGGTTATTAGTGCTTGGCCAAATCAATCTTCGCCATGGACAAATGGAATCCGACCCCATTTCAATCCTGATGACTACTGGACTGATTTCTCGGTATTTTATTCTTCTCCGATCCATTCTTTTTCCTCCACAATCAGTACAGTTGTAGAACTAGttatataataaaaacaaaGCAGAACAAGTTACATATCATTGCACGCTTTTGTTGATTTATCATTGACGTTCTTGTATATCTTTTACATGTTGATTCAGGAAACATGTGGAGGTAGTAATCAAGGATATTATGGTGGGCATGTAAGAGGTGGCGATGGAGGAAGAGAAGCGAGGGTATCGCGTTACAGAGAGAAGAGACGGACAAGATTgttttccaagaaaattcgatatGAAGTTAGGAAATTGAATGCAGAAAAAAGGCCTCGGCTTAAAGGACGATTCATTAAAAGGACATCATCGTCGTTTTCAGCGCCTGGTTTTCCTTACCTGATGAATAAACGATGATGATGAATTGATCTTGCATGCAGTAGATAGAATTTGTATTATAACCATCCCCATTTTGCTTCCACTAGCAATCTGGAACGACTTAGGTTCTTTTATTATAACCTATGTTTTTATtcaatcaataaaataattaattcacctTTGTTTTTTCGTAATGAcccgtttggtcattttgagaatgagtcatctcttTTTCATTAAATACTCTCttcgtaaatttaaattagaaatttggacttTTCGGTAACTACACTTAATTAATTGACgggtaattttagataattaatttgattGATGGGCTAAactgttaatttatttaaatacacTTAgcctatatattaaaataggttagcgaaagtttgtcatttttaatacttaattaattaagaaaagaaagagaagaaagaacaaCGAGAAACGGCAGCCCGCAGGTACGAATTCTGATTTCTCAAATTCTTGtatatgttaaaaaaaaaaaacactgaTTGGTAATAGATAAGggattatataaattttatatgttGATGGAAAATTTAAAGGCAAaagggttttcttttcttcagGTGGGGTCAATATCAATGGTGggtgaattaaaaaaaaacatgaaaataatgaagaaaaaaatgagttgAGGCCAATGATTGGATGAGTAAGTTATAAAGAGTAAATTACAGTGTGCAGGAATAGGAGTTCTGCACTTTGTTGTGCAGTGAGACACTGCGTTTTTAGcattcttcaattttattttttttatatttttttttctt
It contains:
- the LOC129893895 gene encoding uncharacterized protein LOC129893895 → MSDSKSSFHPALTVYNIKNHVLITLEMESVQYTTWAELFKIHTKFHRVIDDIIFPAAGTEKQPQQEKDKQLWSTLDAIVLQWLYATISQDLLHTIFKPDTTVMEAWNRLRDIF
- the LOC129893894 gene encoding uncharacterized protein LOC129893894, whose amino-acid sequence is MTDFSNVFAYYQRLKSLADQLKNVISPVNKNRLVLQLVSGLTEPYQGVATLIHQRDPLPQFYQAHSMLTLEEADRAKKAAQSSSIAFVARSFEGPSNVPDNFSSNRNTNGGKRNHNRSNNDIKYRRNNSGLGGDKGSASSGSNAGHGG
- the LOC129896452 gene encoding zinc finger protein CONSTANS-LIKE 16-like — protein: MMTSESKTANAIGGKTARACDSCLSKRARWFCPADDAFLCQSCDVSVHSANQLASRHERVRLETSSNKSTKLVDHTYQPAWHQGFTRKPRTQRNGRKAQIRQRKKEEENRVPEIGSEENSPDENEFENEEQLLYRVPVFDPFEAELCNVPDEAGSITDLDILLNTEDACDDLNLPEFLSSDIELAEYAADVETFLGSGEEEQSTRLLIAGVEDNKAIKIEVEDEEMRAVVACHLDPELDMEREALNWNFDEYYEETVEQKAVAVTEFIPSAEYSGCSSKADEKKRLFLRLNHEAVISAWPNQSSPWTNGIRPHFNPDDYWTDFSETCGGSNQGYYGGHVRGGDGGREARVSRYREKRRTRLFSKKIRYEVRKLNAEKRPRLKGRFIKRTSSSFSAPGFPYLMNKR